A region from the Pithys albifrons albifrons isolate INPA30051 chromosome Z, PitAlb_v1, whole genome shotgun sequence genome encodes:
- the RIOK2 gene encoding serine/threonine-protein kinase RIO2 isoform X2: MGKLNVVMLRYLSREHFRVLTAVEMGMKNHEIVPASLIASIANLKHGGCNKILRELVKHKLLAYERTKTVQGYRLTNAGYDYLALKTLSSRQVINSVGNQMGVGKESDIYIVANTEEQQFALKLHRLGRTSFRSLKNKRDYHKHRHKMSWLYLSRIAAMKEFAYMKALHDRKFPVPKPIDYNRHAVVMELVAGYPLCQVRQMEDPAAVYSELMDLIVKLANHGLIHGDFNEFNLILDNDDHATLIDFPQMMSTSHPNAEWYFDRDVNCIKEFFKKRFNYESELFPTFKDIRRECSLDREIAATGYTKEMQEDGELLCPPGSDEDDSTTEVLELVEDAENELNFLISESRTSDNDLCSSEGEADTAESEENTQRLSKGTIENAAEVENQAGQGGCCKVKEDEDECPELVDSSTLNEEFRHYSEECVVPVAGHRTRTKSISSVRSVGSCSTIPPELVKQKIKRQLTKQQKSALKQRLQKGEANVYTKQRRENMQNIKSSLDAVNFWG; encoded by the exons ATGGGGAAGCTGAACGTGGTGATGCTGCGCTACCTGTCCCGGGAGCACTTCCGGGTGCTGACGGCG GTGGAAATGGGCATGAAGAACCATGAAATTGTTCCTGCTAGCTTAATTGCTTCCATTGCCAACCTTAAACACGGTGGCTGTAATAAAATTTTGAGGGAGTTGGTGAAGCACAAACTTCTGGCTTATGAACGAACCAAAA CTGTGCAGGGTTATCGGTTAACTAATGCAGGATATGATTACCTGGCTCTGAAAACTCTCTCTTCCCGACAAGTCATCAATTCTGTGGGAAACCAGATGGGTGTTGGCAAAGAATCAG ACATTTATATTGTTGCAAACACAGAGGAGCAACAGTTTGCACTGAAATTACACCGGCTGGGAAGAACCTCCTTCCGCAGTTTGAAAAACAAACGTGACTACCATAAGCACAGACACAAAATGTCGTGGCTGTATCTCTCTCGGATAGCAGCAATGAAGGAGTTTGCCTACATGAAG GCTTTGCATGACAGAAAATTTCCTGTTCCAAAACCCATAGACTACAACAGGCATGCAGTTGTTATGGAGCTTGTTGCTGGCTATCCTTT GTGCCAGGTGCGCCAAATGGAAGATCCTGCTGCTGTCTACAGTGAATTAATGGATCTGATTGTAAAACTTGCCAATCATGGTCTGATTCATGGGGATTTCAATGAATTTAATCTCATCTTGGATAATGATGATCATGCCACTTTGATTGACTTCCCTCAGATGATGTCAACATCACATCCAAATGCTGAATG GTATTTTGACAGAGATGTTAACTGTATTAAGGAGTTCTTTAAGAAACGTTTCAACTATGAGAGTGAGCTCTTCCCAACATTCAAAGACATCAG GAGAGAGTGTTCCCTTGACAGAGAGATTGCTGCCACCGGCTACACAAAGgagatgcaggaagatggagagctGCTTTGCCCACCAGGTTCTGACGAGGATGACAGTACCACAGAGGTACTAGAACTTGTGGAAGATGCTGAGAATGAGCTCAACTTCTTGATCTCTGAAAGCAGGACCTCTGACAACGACCTGTGTAGCAGTGAAGGAGAGGCTGATACAGCTGAAAgtgaagaaaatacacaaaggCTGA GCAAAGGCACAAttgaaaatgctgctgaagtGGAAAATCAGGCAGGTCAAGGAGGGTGCTGTAAGGTCAAGGAGGACGAAGAcgagtgccctgagctggttGACTCATCAACTTTAAATGAGGAATTCAGGCATTACAG TGAAGAGTGTGTTGTTCCTGTTGCTGGACACAGAACAAGGACTAAAAGTATCTCATCAGTGAGAAGTGTTGGGAGCTGCTCCACCATTCCTCCG GAGCTGGTGAAACAGAAGATAAAACGTCAGCTGACCAAACAGCAAAAGTCTGCTCTGAAGCAACGGCTGCAAAAAGGAGAAGCAAATGTTTATACCAAACAACGTCGAGAAAATATGCAAAACATTAAGTCAAGCTTGGATGCAGTCAATTTCTGGGGATAA
- the RIOK2 gene encoding serine/threonine-protein kinase RIO2 isoform X1 translates to MGKLNVVMLRYLSREHFRVLTAVEMGMKNHEIVPASLIASIANLKHGGCNKILRELVKHKLLAYERTKTVQGYRLTNAGYDYLALKTLSSRQVINSVGNQMGVGKESDIYIVANTEEQQFALKLHRLGRTSFRSLKNKRDYHKHRHKMSWLYLSRIAAMKEFAYMKALHDRKFPVPKPIDYNRHAVVMELVAGYPLCQVRQMEDPAAVYSELMDLIVKLANHGLIHGDFNEFNLILDNDDHATLIDFPQMMSTSHPNAEWYFDRDVNCIKEFFKKRFNYESELFPTFKDIRRECSLDREIAATGYTKEMQEDGELLCPPGSDEDDSTTEVLELVEDAENELNFLISESRTSDNDLCSSEGEADTAESEENTQRLSMSELSSALQKAGEQAALWEPGEDAEGSAIISFKGKGTIENAAEVENQAGQGGCCKVKEDEDECPELVDSSTLNEEFRHYSEECVVPVAGHRTRTKSISSVRSVGSCSTIPPELVKQKIKRQLTKQQKSALKQRLQKGEANVYTKQRRENMQNIKSSLDAVNFWG, encoded by the exons ATGGGGAAGCTGAACGTGGTGATGCTGCGCTACCTGTCCCGGGAGCACTTCCGGGTGCTGACGGCG GTGGAAATGGGCATGAAGAACCATGAAATTGTTCCTGCTAGCTTAATTGCTTCCATTGCCAACCTTAAACACGGTGGCTGTAATAAAATTTTGAGGGAGTTGGTGAAGCACAAACTTCTGGCTTATGAACGAACCAAAA CTGTGCAGGGTTATCGGTTAACTAATGCAGGATATGATTACCTGGCTCTGAAAACTCTCTCTTCCCGACAAGTCATCAATTCTGTGGGAAACCAGATGGGTGTTGGCAAAGAATCAG ACATTTATATTGTTGCAAACACAGAGGAGCAACAGTTTGCACTGAAATTACACCGGCTGGGAAGAACCTCCTTCCGCAGTTTGAAAAACAAACGTGACTACCATAAGCACAGACACAAAATGTCGTGGCTGTATCTCTCTCGGATAGCAGCAATGAAGGAGTTTGCCTACATGAAG GCTTTGCATGACAGAAAATTTCCTGTTCCAAAACCCATAGACTACAACAGGCATGCAGTTGTTATGGAGCTTGTTGCTGGCTATCCTTT GTGCCAGGTGCGCCAAATGGAAGATCCTGCTGCTGTCTACAGTGAATTAATGGATCTGATTGTAAAACTTGCCAATCATGGTCTGATTCATGGGGATTTCAATGAATTTAATCTCATCTTGGATAATGATGATCATGCCACTTTGATTGACTTCCCTCAGATGATGTCAACATCACATCCAAATGCTGAATG GTATTTTGACAGAGATGTTAACTGTATTAAGGAGTTCTTTAAGAAACGTTTCAACTATGAGAGTGAGCTCTTCCCAACATTCAAAGACATCAG GAGAGAGTGTTCCCTTGACAGAGAGATTGCTGCCACCGGCTACACAAAGgagatgcaggaagatggagagctGCTTTGCCCACCAGGTTCTGACGAGGATGACAGTACCACAGAGGTACTAGAACTTGTGGAAGATGCTGAGAATGAGCTCAACTTCTTGATCTCTGAAAGCAGGACCTCTGACAACGACCTGTGTAGCAGTGAAGGAGAGGCTGATACAGCTGAAAgtgaagaaaatacacaaaggCTGAGTATGTCAGAGTTGAGTTCAGCTTTGCAGAAAGCTGGAGAGCAAGCTGCACTTTGGGAGCCCGGTGAGGATGCAGAGGGTTCTGCCATTATTTCCTTTAAAGGCAAAGGCACAAttgaaaatgctgctgaagtGGAAAATCAGGCAGGTCAAGGAGGGTGCTGTAAGGTCAAGGAGGACGAAGAcgagtgccctgagctggttGACTCATCAACTTTAAATGAGGAATTCAGGCATTACAG TGAAGAGTGTGTTGTTCCTGTTGCTGGACACAGAACAAGGACTAAAAGTATCTCATCAGTGAGAAGTGTTGGGAGCTGCTCCACCATTCCTCCG GAGCTGGTGAAACAGAAGATAAAACGTCAGCTGACCAAACAGCAAAAGTCTGCTCTGAAGCAACGGCTGCAAAAAGGAGAAGCAAATGTTTATACCAAACAACGTCGAGAAAATATGCAAAACATTAAGTCAAGCTTGGATGCAGTCAATTTCTGGGGATAA